From Triticum aestivum cultivar Chinese Spring chromosome 4A, IWGSC CS RefSeq v2.1, whole genome shotgun sequence, a single genomic window includes:
- the LOC123088169 gene encoding putative lipid phosphate phosphatase 3, chloroplastic isoform X6 has protein sequence MYLPPPPLPLASGHNGGYPVKLLHYKVPWSQNCKTPHLIGIVLPCVIFGGIYFKKKNFYDLHHGILGILYSVLITAVITDAIKDGVGRPRPDFFWRCFLDGKDLYDNVTTGVLCHGEKSVIKEGHKSFPSGHASWSFAGLGFLMWYLTGKIAVFDRKGHIAKLCIIVLPLLTAALVAVSRVDDYWHHWQDVFAGAIIGLWPYAYNTLQLAEAGIAANSFGVRPTEETVEEGQGEGGIALRDAVRPMEETVEEGRGRGGVAL, from the exons GACATAATGGTGGATATCCAGTTAAGCTGTTACACTATAAAGTCCCATGGAGCCAAAATTGCAAGACTCCACAT CTCATTGGAATCGTCCTACCCTGTGTCATCTTTGGTGGAATTTACTTCAAGAAGAAGAATTTCTATGATTTGCACCATGGCATACTGG GTATTCTTTATTCGGTGCTCATAACTGCAGTGATTACTGATGCAATTAAGGATGGAGTTGGCCGACCGCGTCCTGATTTCTTCTGGCGCTGTTTCCTAGATGGAAAGGAT CTTTATGATAATGTCACTACTGGCGTTCTGTGCCATGGGGAGAAGAGTGTAATCAAGGAAGGTCACAAGAGCTTCCCAAGTGGACACGCATCAT GGTCTTTCGCCGGCCTGGGCTTCCTCATGTGGTACCTAACTGGGAAAATCGCGGTTTTCGACCGCAAAGGCCACATCGCAAAACTGTGCATCATTGTTCTGCCTCTGCTTACTGCCGCGCTCGTTGCCGTTTCCCGAGTGGACGACTACTGGCATCACTGGCAAGATGTGTTTGCAGGAGCCATCATAG GATTGTGGCCTTACGCGTACAACACCCTCCAGCTAGCCGAGGCGGGCATCGCAGCAAACTCCTTCGGCGTGCGGCCCACGGAGGAGACAGTGGAAGAAGGGCAAGGTGAGGGTGGGATCGCCCTGAGAGACGCCGTGCGGCCCATGGAGGAGACGGTAGAAGAAGGGCGAGGCCGGGGCGGGGTCGCCCTATGA
- the LOC123088169 gene encoding putative lipid phosphate phosphatase 3, chloroplastic isoform X3, which translates to MYLPPPPLPLASGHNGGYPVKLLHYKVPWSQNCKTPHDMMTDLRYPLQGNTVPFCPVPLIGIVLPCVIFGGIYFKKKNFYDLHHGILGILYSVLITAVITDAIKDGVGRPRPDFFWRCFLDGKDLYDNVTTGVLCHGEKSVIKEGHKSFPSGHASWSFAGLGFLMWYLTGKIAVFDRKGHIAKLCIIVLPLLTAALVAVSRVDDYWHHWQDVFAGAIIGLWPYAYNTLQLAEAGIAANSFGVRPTEETVEEGQGEGGIALRDAVRPMEETVEEGRGRGGVAL; encoded by the exons GACATAATGGTGGATATCCAGTTAAGCTGTTACACTATAAAGTCCCATGGAGCCAAAATTGCAAGACTCCACAT GACATGATGACTGACTTGAGATATCCCTTACAGGGCAATACTGTGCCCTTTTGTCCTGTTCCG CTCATTGGAATCGTCCTACCCTGTGTCATCTTTGGTGGAATTTACTTCAAGAAGAAGAATTTCTATGATTTGCACCATGGCATACTGG GTATTCTTTATTCGGTGCTCATAACTGCAGTGATTACTGATGCAATTAAGGATGGAGTTGGCCGACCGCGTCCTGATTTCTTCTGGCGCTGTTTCCTAGATGGAAAGGAT CTTTATGATAATGTCACTACTGGCGTTCTGTGCCATGGGGAGAAGAGTGTAATCAAGGAAGGTCACAAGAGCTTCCCAAGTGGACACGCATCAT GGTCTTTCGCCGGCCTGGGCTTCCTCATGTGGTACCTAACTGGGAAAATCGCGGTTTTCGACCGCAAAGGCCACATCGCAAAACTGTGCATCATTGTTCTGCCTCTGCTTACTGCCGCGCTCGTTGCCGTTTCCCGAGTGGACGACTACTGGCATCACTGGCAAGATGTGTTTGCAGGAGCCATCATAG GATTGTGGCCTTACGCGTACAACACCCTCCAGCTAGCCGAGGCGGGCATCGCAGCAAACTCCTTCGGCGTGCGGCCCACGGAGGAGACAGTGGAAGAAGGGCAAGGTGAGGGTGGGATCGCCCTGAGAGACGCCGTGCGGCCCATGGAGGAGACGGTAGAAGAAGGGCGAGGCCGGGGCGGGGTCGCCCTATGA
- the LOC123088169 gene encoding lipid phosphate phosphatase 2 isoform X9 produces the protein MMTDLRYPLQGNTVPFCPVPLIGIVLPCVIFGGIYFKKKNFYDLHHGILGILYSVLITAVITDAIKDGVGRPRPDFFWRCFLDGKDLYDNVTTGVLCHGEKSVIKEGHKSFPSGHASWSFAGLGFLMWYLTGKIAVFDRKGHIAKLCIIVLPLLTAALVAVSRVDDYWHHWQDVFAGAIIGLWPYAYNTLQLAEAGIAANSFGVRPTEETVEEGQGEGGIALRDAVRPMEETVEEGRGRGGVAL, from the exons ATGATGACTGACTTGAGATATCCCTTACAGGGCAATACTGTGCCCTTTTGTCCTGTTCCG CTCATTGGAATCGTCCTACCCTGTGTCATCTTTGGTGGAATTTACTTCAAGAAGAAGAATTTCTATGATTTGCACCATGGCATACTGG GTATTCTTTATTCGGTGCTCATAACTGCAGTGATTACTGATGCAATTAAGGATGGAGTTGGCCGACCGCGTCCTGATTTCTTCTGGCGCTGTTTCCTAGATGGAAAGGAT CTTTATGATAATGTCACTACTGGCGTTCTGTGCCATGGGGAGAAGAGTGTAATCAAGGAAGGTCACAAGAGCTTCCCAAGTGGACACGCATCAT GGTCTTTCGCCGGCCTGGGCTTCCTCATGTGGTACCTAACTGGGAAAATCGCGGTTTTCGACCGCAAAGGCCACATCGCAAAACTGTGCATCATTGTTCTGCCTCTGCTTACTGCCGCGCTCGTTGCCGTTTCCCGAGTGGACGACTACTGGCATCACTGGCAAGATGTGTTTGCAGGAGCCATCATAG GATTGTGGCCTTACGCGTACAACACCCTCCAGCTAGCCGAGGCGGGCATCGCAGCAAACTCCTTCGGCGTGCGGCCCACGGAGGAGACAGTGGAAGAAGGGCAAGGTGAGGGTGGGATCGCCCTGAGAGACGCCGTGCGGCCCATGGAGGAGACGGTAGAAGAAGGGCGAGGCCGGGGCGGGGTCGCCCTATGA
- the LOC123088169 gene encoding putative lipid phosphate phosphatase 3, chloroplastic isoform X4, producing the protein MRHNGGYPVKLLHYKVPWSQNCKTPHDMMTDLRYPLQGNTVPFCPVPLIGIVLPCVIFGGIYFKKKNFYDLHHGILGILYSVLITAVITDAIKDGVGRPRPDFFWRCFLDGKDLYDNVTTGVLCHGEKSVIKEGHKSFPSGHASWSFAGLGFLMWYLTGKIAVFDRKGHIAKLCIIVLPLLTAALVAVSRVDDYWHHWQDVFAGAIIGLWPYAYNTLQLAEAGIAANSFGVRPTEETVEEGQGEGGIALRDAVRPMEETVEEGRGRGGVAL; encoded by the exons ATGA GACATAATGGTGGATATCCAGTTAAGCTGTTACACTATAAAGTCCCATGGAGCCAAAATTGCAAGACTCCACAT GACATGATGACTGACTTGAGATATCCCTTACAGGGCAATACTGTGCCCTTTTGTCCTGTTCCG CTCATTGGAATCGTCCTACCCTGTGTCATCTTTGGTGGAATTTACTTCAAGAAGAAGAATTTCTATGATTTGCACCATGGCATACTGG GTATTCTTTATTCGGTGCTCATAACTGCAGTGATTACTGATGCAATTAAGGATGGAGTTGGCCGACCGCGTCCTGATTTCTTCTGGCGCTGTTTCCTAGATGGAAAGGAT CTTTATGATAATGTCACTACTGGCGTTCTGTGCCATGGGGAGAAGAGTGTAATCAAGGAAGGTCACAAGAGCTTCCCAAGTGGACACGCATCAT GGTCTTTCGCCGGCCTGGGCTTCCTCATGTGGTACCTAACTGGGAAAATCGCGGTTTTCGACCGCAAAGGCCACATCGCAAAACTGTGCATCATTGTTCTGCCTCTGCTTACTGCCGCGCTCGTTGCCGTTTCCCGAGTGGACGACTACTGGCATCACTGGCAAGATGTGTTTGCAGGAGCCATCATAG GATTGTGGCCTTACGCGTACAACACCCTCCAGCTAGCCGAGGCGGGCATCGCAGCAAACTCCTTCGGCGTGCGGCCCACGGAGGAGACAGTGGAAGAAGGGCAAGGTGAGGGTGGGATCGCCCTGAGAGACGCCGTGCGGCCCATGGAGGAGACGGTAGAAGAAGGGCGAGGCCGGGGCGGGGTCGCCCTATGA
- the LOC123088169 gene encoding lipid phosphate phosphatase 2 isoform X1: protein MVDIQLSCYTIKSHGAKIARLHMYDWIILVLLAVIDGLLNIIKPFHRFVGKDMMTDLRYPLQGNTVPFCPVPLIGIVLPCVIFGGIYFKKKNFYDLHHGILGILYSVLITAVITDAIKDGVGRPRPDFFWRCFLDGKDLYDNVTTGVLCHGEKSVIKEGHKSFPSGHASWSFAGLGFLMWYLTGKIAVFDRKGHIAKLCIIVLPLLTAALVAVSRVDDYWHHWQDVFAGAIIGLWPYAYNTLQLAEAGIAANSFGVRPTEETVEEGQGEGGIALRDAVRPMEETVEEGRGRGGVAL, encoded by the exons ATGGTGGATATCCAGTTAAGCTGTTACACTATAAAGTCCCATGGAGCCAAAATTGCAAGACTCCACATGTATGACTGGATAATACTTGTCCTCCTTGCTGTCATAGATGGATTGTTGAATATAATAAAGCCTTTTCACCGTTTTGTTGGGAAGGACATGATGACTGACTTGAGATATCCCTTACAGGGCAATACTGTGCCCTTTTGTCCTGTTCCG CTCATTGGAATCGTCCTACCCTGTGTCATCTTTGGTGGAATTTACTTCAAGAAGAAGAATTTCTATGATTTGCACCATGGCATACTGG GTATTCTTTATTCGGTGCTCATAACTGCAGTGATTACTGATGCAATTAAGGATGGAGTTGGCCGACCGCGTCCTGATTTCTTCTGGCGCTGTTTCCTAGATGGAAAGGAT CTTTATGATAATGTCACTACTGGCGTTCTGTGCCATGGGGAGAAGAGTGTAATCAAGGAAGGTCACAAGAGCTTCCCAAGTGGACACGCATCAT GGTCTTTCGCCGGCCTGGGCTTCCTCATGTGGTACCTAACTGGGAAAATCGCGGTTTTCGACCGCAAAGGCCACATCGCAAAACTGTGCATCATTGTTCTGCCTCTGCTTACTGCCGCGCTCGTTGCCGTTTCCCGAGTGGACGACTACTGGCATCACTGGCAAGATGTGTTTGCAGGAGCCATCATAG GATTGTGGCCTTACGCGTACAACACCCTCCAGCTAGCCGAGGCGGGCATCGCAGCAAACTCCTTCGGCGTGCGGCCCACGGAGGAGACAGTGGAAGAAGGGCAAGGTGAGGGTGGGATCGCCCTGAGAGACGCCGTGCGGCCCATGGAGGAGACGGTAGAAGAAGGGCGAGGCCGGGGCGGGGTCGCCCTATGA
- the LOC123088169 gene encoding lipid phosphate phosphatase 2 isoform X2: MELIHDIMVDIQLSCYTIKSHGAKIARLHMYDWIILVLLAVIDGLLNIIKPFHRFVGKDMMTDLRYPLQGNTVPFCPVPLIGIVLPCVIFGGIYFKKKNFYDLHHGILGILYSVLITAVITDAIKDGVGRPRPDFFWRCFLDGKDLYDNVTTGVLCHGEKSVIKEGHKSFPSGHASWSFAGLGFLMWYLTGKIAVFDRKGHIAKLCIIVLPLLTAALVAVSRVDDYWHHWQDVFAGAIIGLWPYAYNTLQLAEAGIAANSFGVRPTEETVEEGQGEGGIALRDAVRPMEETVEEGRGRGGVAL, from the exons ATGGAGTTAATACAT GACATAATGGTGGATATCCAGTTAAGCTGTTACACTATAAAGTCCCATGGAGCCAAAATTGCAAGACTCCACATGTATGACTGGATAATACTTGTCCTCCTTGCTGTCATAGATGGATTGTTGAATATAATAAAGCCTTTTCACCGTTTTGTTGGGAAGGACATGATGACTGACTTGAGATATCCCTTACAGGGCAATACTGTGCCCTTTTGTCCTGTTCCG CTCATTGGAATCGTCCTACCCTGTGTCATCTTTGGTGGAATTTACTTCAAGAAGAAGAATTTCTATGATTTGCACCATGGCATACTGG GTATTCTTTATTCGGTGCTCATAACTGCAGTGATTACTGATGCAATTAAGGATGGAGTTGGCCGACCGCGTCCTGATTTCTTCTGGCGCTGTTTCCTAGATGGAAAGGAT CTTTATGATAATGTCACTACTGGCGTTCTGTGCCATGGGGAGAAGAGTGTAATCAAGGAAGGTCACAAGAGCTTCCCAAGTGGACACGCATCAT GGTCTTTCGCCGGCCTGGGCTTCCTCATGTGGTACCTAACTGGGAAAATCGCGGTTTTCGACCGCAAAGGCCACATCGCAAAACTGTGCATCATTGTTCTGCCTCTGCTTACTGCCGCGCTCGTTGCCGTTTCCCGAGTGGACGACTACTGGCATCACTGGCAAGATGTGTTTGCAGGAGCCATCATAG GATTGTGGCCTTACGCGTACAACACCCTCCAGCTAGCCGAGGCGGGCATCGCAGCAAACTCCTTCGGCGTGCGGCCCACGGAGGAGACAGTGGAAGAAGGGCAAGGTGAGGGTGGGATCGCCCTGAGAGACGCCGTGCGGCCCATGGAGGAGACGGTAGAAGAAGGGCGAGGCCGGGGCGGGGTCGCCCTATGA
- the LOC123088169 gene encoding putative lipid phosphate phosphatase 3, chloroplastic isoform X5 encodes MYLPPPPLPLASGHNGGYPVKLLHYKVPWSQNCKTPHGNTVPFCPVPLIGIVLPCVIFGGIYFKKKNFYDLHHGILGILYSVLITAVITDAIKDGVGRPRPDFFWRCFLDGKDLYDNVTTGVLCHGEKSVIKEGHKSFPSGHASWSFAGLGFLMWYLTGKIAVFDRKGHIAKLCIIVLPLLTAALVAVSRVDDYWHHWQDVFAGAIIGLWPYAYNTLQLAEAGIAANSFGVRPTEETVEEGQGEGGIALRDAVRPMEETVEEGRGRGGVAL; translated from the exons GACATAATGGTGGATATCCAGTTAAGCTGTTACACTATAAAGTCCCATGGAGCCAAAATTGCAAGACTCCACAT GGCAATACTGTGCCCTTTTGTCCTGTTCCG CTCATTGGAATCGTCCTACCCTGTGTCATCTTTGGTGGAATTTACTTCAAGAAGAAGAATTTCTATGATTTGCACCATGGCATACTGG GTATTCTTTATTCGGTGCTCATAACTGCAGTGATTACTGATGCAATTAAGGATGGAGTTGGCCGACCGCGTCCTGATTTCTTCTGGCGCTGTTTCCTAGATGGAAAGGAT CTTTATGATAATGTCACTACTGGCGTTCTGTGCCATGGGGAGAAGAGTGTAATCAAGGAAGGTCACAAGAGCTTCCCAAGTGGACACGCATCAT GGTCTTTCGCCGGCCTGGGCTTCCTCATGTGGTACCTAACTGGGAAAATCGCGGTTTTCGACCGCAAAGGCCACATCGCAAAACTGTGCATCATTGTTCTGCCTCTGCTTACTGCCGCGCTCGTTGCCGTTTCCCGAGTGGACGACTACTGGCATCACTGGCAAGATGTGTTTGCAGGAGCCATCATAG GATTGTGGCCTTACGCGTACAACACCCTCCAGCTAGCCGAGGCGGGCATCGCAGCAAACTCCTTCGGCGTGCGGCCCACGGAGGAGACAGTGGAAGAAGGGCAAGGTGAGGGTGGGATCGCCCTGAGAGACGCCGTGCGGCCCATGGAGGAGACGGTAGAAGAAGGGCGAGGCCGGGGCGGGGTCGCCCTATGA
- the LOC123088169 gene encoding putative lipid phosphate phosphatase 3, chloroplastic isoform X7, translated as MRHNGGYPVKLLHYKVPWSQNCKTPHGNTVPFCPVPLIGIVLPCVIFGGIYFKKKNFYDLHHGILGILYSVLITAVITDAIKDGVGRPRPDFFWRCFLDGKDLYDNVTTGVLCHGEKSVIKEGHKSFPSGHASWSFAGLGFLMWYLTGKIAVFDRKGHIAKLCIIVLPLLTAALVAVSRVDDYWHHWQDVFAGAIIGLWPYAYNTLQLAEAGIAANSFGVRPTEETVEEGQGEGGIALRDAVRPMEETVEEGRGRGGVAL; from the exons ATGA GACATAATGGTGGATATCCAGTTAAGCTGTTACACTATAAAGTCCCATGGAGCCAAAATTGCAAGACTCCACAT GGCAATACTGTGCCCTTTTGTCCTGTTCCG CTCATTGGAATCGTCCTACCCTGTGTCATCTTTGGTGGAATTTACTTCAAGAAGAAGAATTTCTATGATTTGCACCATGGCATACTGG GTATTCTTTATTCGGTGCTCATAACTGCAGTGATTACTGATGCAATTAAGGATGGAGTTGGCCGACCGCGTCCTGATTTCTTCTGGCGCTGTTTCCTAGATGGAAAGGAT CTTTATGATAATGTCACTACTGGCGTTCTGTGCCATGGGGAGAAGAGTGTAATCAAGGAAGGTCACAAGAGCTTCCCAAGTGGACACGCATCAT GGTCTTTCGCCGGCCTGGGCTTCCTCATGTGGTACCTAACTGGGAAAATCGCGGTTTTCGACCGCAAAGGCCACATCGCAAAACTGTGCATCATTGTTCTGCCTCTGCTTACTGCCGCGCTCGTTGCCGTTTCCCGAGTGGACGACTACTGGCATCACTGGCAAGATGTGTTTGCAGGAGCCATCATAG GATTGTGGCCTTACGCGTACAACACCCTCCAGCTAGCCGAGGCGGGCATCGCAGCAAACTCCTTCGGCGTGCGGCCCACGGAGGAGACAGTGGAAGAAGGGCAAGGTGAGGGTGGGATCGCCCTGAGAGACGCCGTGCGGCCCATGGAGGAGACGGTAGAAGAAGGGCGAGGCCGGGGCGGGGTCGCCCTATGA
- the LOC123088169 gene encoding putative lipid phosphate phosphatase 3, chloroplastic isoform X8: MRHNGGYPVKLLHYKVPWSQNCKTPHLIGIVLPCVIFGGIYFKKKNFYDLHHGILGILYSVLITAVITDAIKDGVGRPRPDFFWRCFLDGKDLYDNVTTGVLCHGEKSVIKEGHKSFPSGHASWSFAGLGFLMWYLTGKIAVFDRKGHIAKLCIIVLPLLTAALVAVSRVDDYWHHWQDVFAGAIIGLWPYAYNTLQLAEAGIAANSFGVRPTEETVEEGQGEGGIALRDAVRPMEETVEEGRGRGGVAL, translated from the exons ATGA GACATAATGGTGGATATCCAGTTAAGCTGTTACACTATAAAGTCCCATGGAGCCAAAATTGCAAGACTCCACAT CTCATTGGAATCGTCCTACCCTGTGTCATCTTTGGTGGAATTTACTTCAAGAAGAAGAATTTCTATGATTTGCACCATGGCATACTGG GTATTCTTTATTCGGTGCTCATAACTGCAGTGATTACTGATGCAATTAAGGATGGAGTTGGCCGACCGCGTCCTGATTTCTTCTGGCGCTGTTTCCTAGATGGAAAGGAT CTTTATGATAATGTCACTACTGGCGTTCTGTGCCATGGGGAGAAGAGTGTAATCAAGGAAGGTCACAAGAGCTTCCCAAGTGGACACGCATCAT GGTCTTTCGCCGGCCTGGGCTTCCTCATGTGGTACCTAACTGGGAAAATCGCGGTTTTCGACCGCAAAGGCCACATCGCAAAACTGTGCATCATTGTTCTGCCTCTGCTTACTGCCGCGCTCGTTGCCGTTTCCCGAGTGGACGACTACTGGCATCACTGGCAAGATGTGTTTGCAGGAGCCATCATAG GATTGTGGCCTTACGCGTACAACACCCTCCAGCTAGCCGAGGCGGGCATCGCAGCAAACTCCTTCGGCGTGCGGCCCACGGAGGAGACAGTGGAAGAAGGGCAAGGTGAGGGTGGGATCGCCCTGAGAGACGCCGTGCGGCCCATGGAGGAGACGGTAGAAGAAGGGCGAGGCCGGGGCGGGGTCGCCCTATGA